CGGCCTGCGCCGCCTGGGGCTGACCGCCTTGCTGGTCAAGGAGCGGGAAAATGAAGGCAACCGGGAGTACGCTTTTGAGGAATATGTGGTGGATGCGGTAATCCGCCTGGAGAACAAAGAAAGGCCGGGCCTGCATCGCCACCGGGTGCTGGAAATCAGCAAAACGCGGGGGCAGGAGCATATTCCGGGCAAACACACTTTTCGCATTACCGACGAAGGAATTAAGGTTTTTGCCCTGACCGGTACAAAAAATTTTACCGGCAGAGCACATGAAAATGAATTGCTACACACCGGCGTGCCGGGGCTCGATAACCTTTTGCGGGGCGGCCTGCCCCGGGGCGCTTGCGTCACCGTGGTGGGCGGCTCGGGAACCGGCAAAACCTTGCTTGGGATGCAGTTCCTGGCCAGAGGAGCCCTGGATTACGGGGAGAAAGGGATTTTCTTGTCCCTGGAGGAAATACCGTCCCACATAATGGCTAACGCCCGCCATTTCAACTGGGATCTGCACACCCTTCAGGAGCAGGGGATGATTAAGATTATCTACATGCCTCTTTCTGAGATGGAAATTGACGAAACTATTATCGGTCTGGGCGAGCAGGCCGGGACTTTCGGGGCCAGCCGGCTGGTAATAGACTCAATTTACGGATTGCTTTCCCGCATTGACAATGCCGCCGTCCTGCATGAGAAATTGTACAGCCTTGTCACCCATTTAAACAGCCTCAACTGCACCACCCTGCTGATCAGCCCGGCTTGGGAGACTGCGGCCGGCGGAAAGGCCGAGGTTATTCACTCGGTGGTACAGGGTACGATCCTGCTCAAGTCCAATATGCTGCAGAACCGCCGGGTAAGGCAGTTGGAGATTTATAAGATGCGGGGGGTAAACCACGCTACGGGCAACCACCTGCTCGAGATCGGTGACTCAGGCATGCAAGTGTTCCCCCGGTTGGGAGGGTAGAATGCGATGCAAAGAGCATTTTTTGGAGTAGAAGGCCTCGATCACAAGCTGGAAAAAGGGCTGGCTTACGGGTCTCAGATCATGGTGGAGGGGGATTCAGGTGTCGGCAAGACCGTACTGGCGGGGGAGTTTATAAAAGAGGGCCTGCGCTGCGGCGATACCTGCATTTATGTGGCTTGTGACGAGCCTCCGGCGGTAATGCGCGAGCACCTGTTGAGCTTCAAGGTGGGAACTCCTGCTTACGAGGAAACGGGCAGGCTGATTTTCATCGATGCTTATGAAGAAAACGGCAGCAAGGAAAAGCATTCCCTTTCCGATCACCGCAACCTGGAAAAGTATTTTGCCCTGGAATCGGAGGTGCTGCACCGCTTGAGCGGGCGCAGGGTAAGGCTGGTGGTGGACAGTTTAAGCACCCTCTTTACCATGATTGATCCCGCTGACATACTTGATTTTCACCGCACCAGGATTAAGCAGCTCCGCAGAAACAGAATCCTGGCGATGGATATTTTCGTAAGCGGCGTTTTGGAACCCAGGCTGATGACCATAACCGGCCACCTTTACAATTTTATTCTGAAAATGAATTTCGGCGGGGCCAGGCACAGTTCCGTCCGCATAATGCAGATTGGCAAGGTAAAAAGCCAGCAGTTTGTATCGTCCCGTCATATTTTTACAATTAATCCCGTATACGGCATTTTAGTTTCTCCTGACATGGGGGTGATTGAATGACCGGCAGTGGAGAAATTTCTAAAAAAATAATTAATTATTTATATATAAGCATTTGCAAGACGATGAAGCATGTACCCTTCAGCGGCCGGCACTGGCTGGAGCAGATTATGATGGGCCCGGCCCAGTACGTCCTTGA
The window above is part of the Pelotomaculum thermopropionicum SI genome. Proteins encoded here:
- the RAD55 gene encoding RecA-superfamily ATPase (implicated in signal transduction) is translated as MDKVPTGIKGFDELLLGGIVRGNAVLVEGVPGAGKTTFGIEFIYRGITEFGEPGVIVTCEQLPQSMYRDALNFGWDLRALEEAGKLRILCTSPEVLADPEVNLVEEVAREVGARRILVDSISHFRSVFDDPLSLRRLVYGFCNGLRRLGLTALLVKERENEGNREYAFEEYVVDAVIRLENKERPGLHRHRVLEISKTRGQEHIPGKHTFRITDEGIKVFALTGTKNFTGRAHENELLHTGVPGLDNLLRGGLPRGACVTVVGGSGTGKTLLGMQFLARGALDYGEKGIFLSLEEIPSHIMANARHFNWDLHTLQEQGMIKIIYMPLSEMEIDETIIGLGEQAGTFGASRLVIDSIYGLLSRIDNAAVLHEKLYSLVTHLNSLNCTTLLISPAWETAAGGKAEVIHSVVQGTILLKSNMLQNRRVRQLEIYKMRGVNHATGNHLLEIGDSGMQVFPRLGG
- the RAD55 gene encoding RecA-superfamily ATPase (implicated in signal transduction), whose translation is MQRAFFGVEGLDHKLEKGLAYGSQIMVEGDSGVGKTVLAGEFIKEGLRCGDTCIYVACDEPPAVMREHLLSFKVGTPAYEETGRLIFIDAYEENGSKEKHSLSDHRNLEKYFALESEVLHRLSGRRVRLVVDSLSTLFTMIDPADILDFHRTRIKQLRRNRILAMDIFVSGVLEPRLMTITGHLYNFILKMNFGGARHSSVRIMQIGKVKSQQFVSSRHIFTINPVYGILVSPDMGVIE